GAACCGCGAAATTATTGGCGCGTTGCAAAAAATTAAAAGTTATTTCGACTACGGGATGTTTCAGCCTGTACAAATTGCAGCTACGGTGGCGCTTGATGGCCCCGATAAATGTGTATGGGAAGGAACGGCTATTTATCAAAAACGCCGCGATGTGTTGTGCGAAGGTTTAACCAAAGCTGGCTGGCCTATTGAAAAACCAAAAGCTACCATGTTTGTGTGGGCAAAAATCCCCGAGAAATTTAAAGACATGGGATCGCTTGAATTTAGCAAATTACTTTTGGCCAAAGCCAAAGTGTGTGTGTCGCCAGGTATTGGTTTTGGTGAATACGGTGAAGGCTATGTACGCTTTGCCCTGGTAGAAAACGAAAAACGTATCCGTCAGGCGGTAACGGGTATTAAAAAATTATTACAGAGTAAAAAGTAATTATGTCACGTACACCTCAAATTAATATTGGTCTTTTTGGATTAGGCACCGTGGGTTCTCAGGTTCACGAAATTTTGGTGAAGAACAAAGAACTGTTGTCCCGCAAATTAGGTTTTCCGCTGCATCTAAAAAAAATCTGTGAGCCTGATAGTAAAAAAATAAAACAGTTTAATATTCCGGCCTCTATGGCTGCTACCAAGCCTGCCGAACTTTTGGATGATCCTGAAATTTCTATTATTGTAGAACTGATTGGCGATAAGCCTGTGGCACTCGAAATTATGAAGCATGCTTTAAGTCTTGGTAAGCATGTTGTGACAGCCAATAAAGCTATTCTTGCGCATCATGGTCCCGAACTCTACAAAGCGGCTGCCGAACATGAAGTGGATATTTTGTTTGAAGCTGCTGTGGCTGGTGCTATTCCTATTTTACGTTCCATCCGCGAAGGCTTTGTGGCCGACCGTATTGTAAAAGTGTTGGGTATTATTAACGGCACTTCCAATTACATACTCTCTGGCATGGCGCATGATAAAAAAGATTTTGCAACTGTGTTAGCAGAAGCTCAGAAAAGTGGTTATGCCGAAGCTGATCCTACGGCGGATATTGAAGGGATCGATCCTACTCATAAGATTACTATCTTAACAGCTTTAGCTTATGGTCAACTTGTGCCCGTTGATAAAGTGTATCGCGAAGGGATTACTCAAATTACTCCACACGATTTTGCTATGGCCGAACGTTTTGGTTTTGCTATTAAACTTTTAGGAATTTCTAAAATGCGCGACAATGGTGCGCTTGAAGTGCGTGTTCATCCAACCCTTGTACCTAAAACCCATTCACTGGCTCCTGTAGACGGTGCTTTTAATGCGGTGATGGTAGAAGGCGAAAAACTCGGCAGTTCTCTTTTTTATGGGATGGGTGCCGGTGGCCCCCCTACAGCAACGGCTGTGGTGGCCGATATCGTCGAGATCGCCCGTAATTTGGCTAATCAAGTGCCCGGTGTTCCACCGCTTGGATATAAAATTGAAGAAATTCAAAAGGCCAAGCTTGTGCCCATGGACGATATTGAAAGCGAGTATTACCTGCGTTTTAATGTACAGGATAAACCCGGCGTGTTGGCTAAAATTTCGGCTATTTTGGGACAAAATAATATCAGCATTTCATCACTAGAGCAGGAAGGCTTGCCCAATGGATCTGCCGTGCCCATTGTAATTTTAACCCACAAGGCTTTGGAAAAAAATGTTCAAGCTTCTATTAAAGAAATAGATAAACTTAATTTTATGACGGCCAAAACTTTTTTACTGAGGATCGAACGCTAATGTATCAAGGACTGATCCACCGTTACCGCGATTTTTTACCTATCGACGATAAATCCATCATCACACTCCACGAAGGAGCTACTCCTCTTTTGCGCGCCAAAAATCTGGAAGATGAACTCAAATATGATGGAGAAATTTATCTCAAATACGAGGGCATGAACCCTACAGGTTCGTTTAAAGACCGCGGTATGACTTATGCGGTATCGAAAGCAGTAGAGGAGGGTGCAAAAGCCATTATTTGTGCCTCTACTGGTAATACCTCGGCTTCGGCCGCAGCTTATGCAGCAAAAGCTAAAATTCAGTGCGTAGTTTTAATCCCTCATGGTAATATTGCTTTGGGAAAATTGTCGCAAGCCATGATGCATGGAGCGACAGTGGTAGAAATTAAAGGTAACTTTGATGAAGCTTTAGAACTTGTGCGTGTGATGGGTACTACACATCCAATTCACATTGTGAATTCAATCAACCCTTTCCGTTTACAGGGGCAAAAAACAGCCGCGTTTGAAATTTGTGAAGATTTAGGCCGTGCTCCGGACTATCATTTTATTCCTGTTGGCAATGCGGGCAATATTACTGCTTACTGGATGGGCTATAACGAGTATTTTAATCTTAAAAAAGTTTCTTCCAAACCGGTGATGATGGGTTTTCAGGCCAGCGGGGCTGCTCCGCTTGTGTCGGGCAAAGTTGTAAAAAATCCCGAAACCATTGCCACGGCCATTAGAATTGGTAATCCGGCTTCCTGGAAGCAGGCTATAGCTGCACGCGATGCGTCAGGCGGAATTATTGACAAAGTGACCGACCGTGAGATAGTGAATGCTTATAAGCTTTTAGGAAAAATAGAGGGAGTTTTCTGTGAACCGGCCTCGGCCACATCGGTTGCCGGCTTCATAAAACTCATCAAAGAAAAACGCTTTGAGCAAGGAAAAACTATCGTTTGTACATTAACGGGTCATGGTTTAAAAGATCCAGACACGGCGATTAAGAATTCAGTGAAGCCTTTGCGTTCGAAAGCGACGATTAAAGATTTAGAAAAAGTTTTAAAATTATGAGGTAGGGGCAGGCACGTGCGCAAGCTTACGGTGTCTGCTCTCTAAAATTATGGATCGTAATTTAGCAATGGAAGTTGTGCGTGCCACCGAAGCGGCCGCTATTTTTTGTGCCCGTCTCATGGGTAAAGGCGATAATAATGCGGCCGATCAGGAAGCTGTGGATGCCATGCGCAAGGTTTTAAACTCCATCAACATTGACGGAACGGTGGTTATTGGAGAGGGTGAACGTGATGAAGCTCCCATGTTGTATATTGGTGAAAAAGTTGGTTTGGGTGGTAGTAAGGCCGATATTGCTCTTGATCCTTTAGAAGGAACCAATTTGTGTGCTTCGGGTGGCCCGGGTGCTATTTCAGTTATTGCCATGGCCGAGCATGGAAAGTTTTTACATGCACCTGATACTTACATGGAAAAAATTGCGGTAGGTCGTAGTGCACGCGGCGCCATTGATTTATCCAAATCACCCACACATAATTTGCGCGAAATTGCGAAAGCTAAAAAATGTGCGGTGAATGATTTAACGGTTATTATTCTCGATCGTCCTCGTCACGAAGATCTTATTCGCGAAGCCCGTGAAGCTGGAGCCCGTATTAAATTGATAGGAGATGGTGATGTGTCGGGAGCTATTTCTACCTGTTTTAAACAGTCGGGTGTGGATGTTCTCATGGGTACAGGTGGGGCGCCAGAAGGTGTAATTTCGGCGGCGGCTTTACGTTGTGTAGAAGGTGATTTTCAGGGACGTCTTAAATTCCGCAACAACGAAGAACGTGAACGTGCAAAAAAGATGGGTATCACTGACGAAGATAAAATTTACAGCATTGACGATTTAGCCAGCGGCGATGTGATGTTTGCCGCAACGGGTGTTACTAATGGAGACTTTTTAAAGGGTGTTCGTTATTTTGGTGGTGGTGCTACAACGCATTCGGTTGTGATGCGCAGTAAATCGGGAACCATACGGTTTATTAAAACACGGCATCATTTTGACAGAAAACCAACTTTTTAGCTGGTGGATTGTGAATGGTGTATGGTGAATGGAAAAGAGAGCTCTCTTACTATTCACTATCCACTATCAACCATCCACTTCTTCAACATGGCTCAAGTTCAAGAAAAAATTGAAATTAATGCTTCACCTAAAGCATGTTTTGACGTGATTACCGATTACGAAAGTTACACAGAGTTTTGCAAGGAAACTAAAGATGTGAAGTTAGGAAAAAAATCGGGTTCTTCCCAGGAAGTTACGTTTACTGTCGAGCTCATGAAAAAAGTGACTTATACTTTAAAAATGACGGGTAAATCTCCAAGCTCTATAAAATGGTCGTTTGTTGATGGCGATGACATTATTAAAAAAAATCAGGGCGAATGGATTTTGGAGGAAGTAAAAAAGGGTGTTACCAAAGCTACCTATGTAGTGGATATAGAATTGGGAATCCCGGTGCCAGGTTTAATTCAGAAAAAACTGATAAGCTCAAGTCTTCCCGGCATGCTTAAATCGTTTAAAAAGAGAATTGAAGAATCGCTTTAATATGGAAACTAAAACCAACATCTCACTGGCCAGTTTTGCCAAAAAAGTAGTGTTTGCAAGCCTTGGCTCGGCATCTATGGCTAAAAAGGCTTTTGCCGAATCTAACATCACTGGCGATTTTGTGAATGGTTTACTCTCTAAAGTTGAAAAAAATAAAGACGTGCTGGTAGAAATGCTGGCCAAAGAGGTTTCCAAATTTTTAGAAAAAGTAAACGTAGGCGAAGAAATTGCCAAAGCTGTAAAAGGCTTGGTAATTAATGTAAGTGCCTCGGTTGACTTTGACAGTAAAACTGGCAAATCAAAGAGCCGTATTACCCGCGCTACAGCTAGCAAGAAAAAATAATATCTTATCCAAAGTAAAACAATATTAATTTAAAGTTTCAAAAAGTTTTTTTAATTCTTTGAACGTGTTTTTTACTTCTTTTATAGCTTCTGTTTTTATGTCTTCGGCATTTTTATGTGCATAGCCAGAAACGAAAGCGGTGTAAAAAGAAGGCGTTGTATTTGAATAAAATTCAACCGTATAAACATTAGAAGTGCCAGGCTTTAATTTAAAACTCATGGAGCCGGTGCATTTTTCAAAGGATGTGTTCACATCAATGCCAAAAGAAAATGTTTTGCTTTGATATATTCCGGGATCCCCTGTTTTTTCCCAACTTACTATAGTGCTGTCGCTTTGCTTTTTAATGGTAAATTTAACTTGATAACCAATAAAGGCATCAATCAGGCTTCCATCATAAAATAAGTAATAAATGATTTCGTTGTTTGATGGTCTTTGAATGGATTCTACTGATAAAGAAGGGGTTATTTTTTTATAATTGCTTACTCCATCACCTGCGGTCAGCGTAATGACACCGATGGCACGGTCAAGATTTGGAATGGTCATTTCAGTATTCATGTACACTTCATAATTGAGCGTACTTAAGTTGAAGGTTCCGTGATACCAAACAGGGTCTGTGTCTGTACCAATATTTGTCCAAAAAGTGGCGCTATCGCTGGTTCCCGTGGCCTGTTGTGTTAAAACCGGATGTCAAACCGGAAGCGGGGAGCCTCCAAATTCTTCTGGCAATTTAGAAGGAGTAAAGTTTTGCTCTAATTCAGGGGCAAAAGGTGTGATGAAAACAGGGTTATTACTTAACGAAACAGGGGCTATGGGCTTTATCATAAGAACTCCCTTTCCCCCATGCCCATGGTTGATCTATTCCTTACGCAATGCAGCATTTTATTGCAATAGGGATTTCTCTTAAAAATCATTATTTTATAAGGATAAAACTTTATCCTGTAAGCTTTTCTTTCCAGCTTATTTTTAGCAACTTTTGCAATAAAAATCCGATAAGTATGCTATGGGCCGGAGAACACAGAGGAATTTTTTATGCGCTTTTATAAATTTGCCGTTCTTATTCTTTTCATTTCTTTAATATCGGCTTGCGCCCAACGTAATAGGGCTAATTATTGCAATATGTCCGATGTGATTACCTGCGGACTCAGTTTTACCGATTTAGATCTTGTTCGTGATTGTGTGGCACAGCAAACAGGCAGTGCTTGCGAATTATCTCAGGAAGCGATTGATGAGATTAACGGTGACAATTCTGATGGGCAGGTATCGTATACCTGTAACAGCGTCGGCGAATGGATTGATGAAGTAGAAGCTCGTGGATTATCGGTTACGCATTTTACCAATACCTCCAAAAAAACAATTTATGTAGATTTGTTGCGTAATTTATTTACCGAGTACGATGATTATGCTGTTACACGCACCATTCAGGGCGCTATTGATTTAGCCGATAGTAACACGCAAATTGTTATTTGCCCCGGCAATTATTATGAAACACTTAATCTTAGCGGTTCTGGTAAAGATAATTTGGTTATTTCCAACATTGCCGATGGTAATAAAGCCTTGGCCGATCTAACTGTTCTCCATCCTCTTGCCGCCGGTTCTGTTTTACAAATTAACGATACTCAAAATGTGGTATTAAAAGGCCTTACCTTTCAAAACGGCGTGGCCGAAAAGGGAGCTGGTGTTAAAATTAGCCTGTATCGTAACAACGCACTTACTAATGCCGATGTGCTAATTACAAATTCTGTTTTTCAAAATAACACAGCAGTAAGTTGGGGTGGCGCAATTTTTGTAGAAGGTTATGGCGATGTTAAAATTGAAAACTCGACCCTGCAAAATAATACAGCCGGCTATGGAGGCGCTATTGCTAGCCTTGGTTTTGACGGGCAATCTAAAATAATTACTTTAAGTAATGTGACAATCACTCAAAACAAGGCCGTATTGGGTGGTCCTGCGCTTTATACAAGCGGTAATGATAGCGTGGTGATGGATGCCGTAACGGTAACACTTAATTCCGATGCCGCCAGTACACAAACTTTGCCGGCAATTTATTTAGGCGGCAACACTCAATTAGACACTCACAATACAGGATGGGGTAGTGCTGCCGATAAAAATTTAGGGGATGATATTTTAAATGAAAATCAGTTTTTTGATTTTTTGGAAGCGCAAGGGATAGACCCGCAATTATTTGACTGGACCGATTGGGCAGGGGCCTGGAATGAAATTTTGGGGCTTCACGTATTAAGCGATGCCGATGAAATACTGGAAGAGCAACCCTGGGTATATAATTATGAAGGTATTTTAAATGTAAATTGCAATTTAGCTACATCGACTAACCGTTGTGATCCTGCCTCGATAGAAAATGGAAGTGTGCATGGCGGAGATGATGATGATGATGATGATGATGATGATGATAGCGGTGGTTCCTTTGGTAGTTGGATTGAGCTGTTGTTAAGTGAATTACGTGATTTTACAAGTAACTCCGAAAATTTAGTTCATGCACAGGGCACTGTTTTTAAAGATGGCGAATATACTTTTTATATGCAGGGATTGCGTGCAAAAATAAACAGTCTCAATTTTTTAACGGATACTGTTTTGCCCAGTTTGGCCAACGCCGACAATTTTGATACGGGTTTGCGGCTTAAA
This sequence is a window from bacterium. Protein-coding genes within it:
- a CDS encoding homoserine dehydrogenase, producing the protein MSRTPQINIGLFGLGTVGSQVHEILVKNKELLSRKLGFPLHLKKICEPDSKKIKQFNIPASMAATKPAELLDDPEISIIVELIGDKPVALEIMKHALSLGKHVVTANKAILAHHGPELYKAAAEHEVDILFEAAVAGAIPILRSIREGFVADRIVKVLGIINGTSNYILSGMAHDKKDFATVLAEAQKSGYAEADPTADIEGIDPTHKITILTALAYGQLVPVDKVYREGITQITPHDFAMAERFGFAIKLLGISKMRDNGALEVRVHPTLVPKTHSLAPVDGAFNAVMVEGEKLGSSLFYGMGAGGPPTATAVVADIVEIARNLANQVPGVPPLGYKIEEIQKAKLVPMDDIESEYYLRFNVQDKPGVLAKISAILGQNNISISSLEQEGLPNGSAVPIVILTHKALEKNVQASIKEIDKLNFMTAKTFLLRIER
- the glpX gene encoding class II fructose-bisphosphatase, with amino-acid sequence MDRNLAMEVVRATEAAAIFCARLMGKGDNNAADQEAVDAMRKVLNSINIDGTVVIGEGERDEAPMLYIGEKVGLGGSKADIALDPLEGTNLCASGGPGAISVIAMAEHGKFLHAPDTYMEKIAVGRSARGAIDLSKSPTHNLREIAKAKKCAVNDLTVIILDRPRHEDLIREAREAGARIKLIGDGDVSGAISTCFKQSGVDVLMGTGGAPEGVISAAALRCVEGDFQGRLKFRNNEERERAKKMGITDEDKIYSIDDLASGDVMFAATGVTNGDFLKGVRYFGGGATTHSVVMRSKSGTIRFIKTRHHFDRKPTF
- the thrC gene encoding threonine synthase: MYQGLIHRYRDFLPIDDKSIITLHEGATPLLRAKNLEDELKYDGEIYLKYEGMNPTGSFKDRGMTYAVSKAVEEGAKAIICASTGNTSASAAAYAAKAKIQCVVLIPHGNIALGKLSQAMMHGATVVEIKGNFDEALELVRVMGTTHPIHIVNSINPFRLQGQKTAAFEICEDLGRAPDYHFIPVGNAGNITAYWMGYNEYFNLKKVSSKPVMMGFQASGAAPLVSGKVVKNPETIATAIRIGNPASWKQAIAARDASGGIIDKVTDREIVNAYKLLGKIEGVFCEPASATSVAGFIKLIKEKRFEQGKTIVCTLTGHGLKDPDTAIKNSVKPLRSKATIKDLEKVLKL
- a CDS encoding SRPBCC family protein — its product is MVNGKESSLTIHYPLSTIHFFNMAQVQEKIEINASPKACFDVITDYESYTEFCKETKDVKLGKKSGSSQEVTFTVELMKKVTYTLKMTGKSPSSIKWSFVDGDDIIKKNQGEWILEEVKKGVTKATYVVDIELGIPVPGLIQKKLISSSLPGMLKSFKKRIEESL